The Flavobacterium johnsoniae UW101 genomic interval TGATTTCCCAAAGATGAAGGCTTCTTCCTTTATGGATAATTCTGGCTGTACCAAAAACATAACCTTCGCGAATACTTTTTAAATGATTTGCCGAGATTTCGATTCCTCTTACTTCCTGTTCTTTTGGATTGATAAAGAAGAAAGAAGCCGCACTGCCCACACTTTCTGCCAAAGCAACAGAAGCGCCTCCGTGCAGTAATCCCATTGGCTGGTGAACACTTGGATTTACAGGCATTTTTGCAGTTAAAAAATCTTCGCCTGCGTCGATATATTCAATTTTCAGCGTTTCCATTAATGTGTTTTTAGAAAACTCATTACAGCGCGCTAAAATCTGCTCTTTTGTATAATTCATTAAAATAAACTTTAAAATCGTAAAATTAAAGAAAGATAAGACACAAATCGAAAAATCAGATTCTAAAATTAAAAATCATTTATAAACTTGTCAGTTTTTTGCTATTTTTA includes:
- a CDS encoding PaaI family thioesterase, with the protein product MNYTKEQILARCNEFSKNTLMETLKIEYIDAGEDFLTAKMPVNPSVHQPMGLLHGGASVALAESVGSAASFFFINPKEQEVRGIEISANHLKSIREGYVFGTARIIHKGRSLHLWEIKITDEEGNLVSLCKLTNMVLDRKKSE